The Coregonus clupeaformis isolate EN_2021a chromosome 6, ASM2061545v1, whole genome shotgun sequence genome has a segment encoding these proteins:
- the LOC121567378 gene encoding transcription factor RelB isoform X4: MAAPQPARGVSHSGSNRRGRGSSGLRTSRGPDGPSRQAQTDTDLLEQILERPTLAVVEQPKERGMRFRYECEGRSAGSILGASSGDSNKTLPAIELQGPIQHIKKVMVTVSLVTKDYPYRPHPHCLVGKDCADGTGICVVCLNPHSNRRHSFANLGIQCVRRKELDASLEKRRNQKIDPFKTGHSKSIEDMDMNVVRLCFQCELEWEDGKRDFLNPIVSNPVYDKKATTTSELKINRLNIVKGPCTGKTEIYMLCDKVQKDDVEIIFKRGSWEAKAEFAQTDVHRQIAIVFKTPSYQEQDVGEEVEVNVFLRRLSDHMDSDPVTFTYQPDNPDPYELKRKRKIKTDISFTESSCVAAQNVAAAEASTSQPFEPFTFPPAESQLVPEELHPPAQSGASTMGEIHYSDPQEDNFFNVCMSPEDISMLSQILEPLFHVPALLGFDQGLNSNFPPGGMDMNLNLNQGGSGQDLGYYNDLQFNQMVNENQASLMDLLPLSLPDSVPQDQGQCDNEGYALVQVKTEGDL; the protein is encoded by the exons ATGGCAGCACCTCAACCCGCTCGTGGGGTCTCTCACTCGGGCTCAAACCGACGAGGACGTGGGTCCTCTGGTTTACGGACTTCCAGGGGGCCAGATGGTCCCTCTCGACAGGCCCAGACAGACACAGATCTGCTGGAGCAGATCCTGGAGAGGCCCACCCTGGCCGTGGTGGAGCAGCCCAAGGAGAGAGGCATGAGGTTCCGTTATGAGTGTGAGGGCCGCTCGGCTGGGAGCATCCTAGGGGCCTCCAGTGGGGACTCCAACAAGACCCTGCCTGCTATAGAG CTCCAGGGTCCCATTCAGCACATAAAGAAAGTGATGGTCACTGTTTCCCTGGTGACCAAAGACTACCCGTACCGCCCACACCCCCACTGCCTTGTGGGTAAAGACTGTGCTGATGGTACCGGAATCTGTGTCGTCTGCTTAAACCCCCACAGCAACCGACGTCACAG TTTCGCTAACCTGGGCATCCAGTGTGTAAGGCGGAAGGAGCTGGATGCCTCACTAGAGAAGAGACGGAATCAGAAGATCGACCCCTTTAAAA cAGGCCACTCTAAAAGCATAGAGGACATGGACATGAACGTGGTGCGGCTGTGTTTCCAGTGTGAGCTGGAGTGGGAGGATGGAAAGAGGGACTTCCTGAACCCCATAGTGTCCAACCCTGTCTATGACAAGA aggCGACCACCACATCTGAGTTGAAGATTAACCGTCTGAACATTGTTAAAGGGCCATGCACCGGTAAGACTGAGATCTACATGCTCTGCGACAAAGTCCAGAAAG ACGACGTTGAGATCATCTTCAAGCGGGGGTCTTGGGAGGCCAAGGCGGAGTTTGCCCAGACGGACGTCCACCGGCAGATTGCTATCGTGTTCAAGACCCCGTCCTACCAGGAACAGGACGTGGGGGAGGAAGTGGAAGTAAACGTCTTCCTGCGTCGTCTCTCTGACCACATGGACAGTGACCCCGTCACGTTTACCTACCAGCCCGACAACCCAG ATCCATATGAATTGAAGCGGAAGAGGAAGATCAAGACAGACATCAGCTTCACAGAAAGTTCCTGTGTGGCAG CTCAGAATGTGGCTGCAGCTGAAGCCTCCACCTCCCAGCCATTCGAGCCGTTCACCTTCCCCCCAGCAGAGAGCCAGCTGGTCCCAGAAGAGTTGCACCCTCCTGCCCAGTCTGGGGCCTCCACCATGGGGGAGATCCACTACAGTGATCCCCAGGAGGACAACTTCTTCAATGTGTGCATGAGCCCAGAGGACATCAGTATGCTCTCTCAAATTCTGGAGCCCCTGTTCCATGTCCCTGCCCTCCTTGGCTTTGACCAGGGGCTCAACTCCAACTTCCCCCCAGGCGGCATGGACATGAACTTGAACCTCAACCagggtgggtctgggcaggactTGGGCTACTATAACGACCTGCAGTTCAACCAGATGGTCAACGAGAATCAGGCCTCTCTGATGGACCTCCTCCCACTGTCACTCCCCGACTCCGTCCCCCAGGACCAGGGCCAGTGTGATAACGAGGGGTATGCTTTGGTCCAGGTGAAGACAGAGGGGGACCTATGA